A portion of the Simkania negevensis Z genome contains these proteins:
- a CDS encoding Ulp1 family isopeptidase, producing the protein MYYIPPTALLYETQSAIVNINDGTQIRGETTSTYMDLLEKQYGAKATFIHHLLSDVLSEPTTFVQDRITPVVEEAIMQNKDFVFIPVVFQSRMEPHNVLFIVNIKDQVIEYYDPKGTAIGDRTIPLLKMSVRKFSEELQFALEGFEIHQSQASHQNFFNSVDCGRFVMHIMKQRLTQPSFEEIVNSVKNIGEIRQELTKDLSRVKEAE; encoded by the coding sequence ATGTATTATATACCACCAACAGCTTTGTTGTATGAAACTCAATCTGCGATCGTTAATATCAATGATGGTACACAGATTCGAGGGGAGACGACCTCTACCTATATGGATCTTTTAGAGAAGCAGTACGGTGCAAAAGCTACATTTATTCATCACCTTCTTTCAGATGTTCTTTCAGAGCCAACTACCTTTGTTCAAGATCGCATTACGCCTGTAGTTGAAGAAGCAATCATGCAAAACAAAGACTTTGTCTTCATTCCAGTTGTTTTCCAATCGAGAATGGAACCGCATAATGTCTTGTTCATTGTTAACATTAAAGATCAGGTCATTGAATATTATGATCCAAAAGGTACTGCGATTGGAGATCGAACAATTCCACTACTCAAAATGAGTGTTCGAAAGTTTTCAGAAGAGCTGCAATTCGCTTTAGAAGGATTTGAAATTCACCAGAGTCAAGCTTCTCATCAAAACTTTTTCAATTCAGTTGATTGTGGGCGGTTTGTCATGCATATTATGAAGCAACGCTTGACACAGCCTAGCTTTGAAGAGATCGTCAACTCAGTGAAAAATATTGGCGAGATCAGGCAAGAACTTACTAAAGACTTATCTAGAGTTAAAGAAGCTGAGTAA
- a CDS encoding O-antigen ligase family protein, whose amino-acid sequence MNFANFRIFLIYLFVFLGPLGNLLCPKFLPYQFRAFYFVLPAFFLFYTKLYYKELKTVLLFLPFFLYALASAYFCINRPALHFEESLISRVGLFACEVLFMFGAAFCLRDQKMAKEKKRLIRIYLAAFFISLLVGYALFAGYYLKVFSWETIDKFTVITQMGWGILRFSPGSYPNEYGVVASFVSSILLLLIIERKNPAFQLGLSKKSLYCFFGLTFGALLLSTTRAAYLSFVFALLYIFCISKSFRYLSFLGLAAVMIFFMVMGDRLELVMEILTSSFKPSYYKDVSMQLRLEHWQESLDAFNTFPLFGRGFGTLFYVHNVYIELFAELGLIGCLTLLFFGLAYFFQHQIEIKKVFLKRWASTEELFSNRVIVLGFIHIFSFALTNHNINHHLTWMVFLLFNMGLFARKPDTSLQQES is encoded by the coding sequence ATGAATTTTGCAAATTTCCGTATTTTCCTTATCTATCTGTTTGTTTTCTTAGGTCCCTTAGGCAATCTCCTGTGCCCAAAGTTCTTGCCTTACCAGTTCAGAGCCTTTTACTTTGTTCTTCCAGCATTTTTCTTGTTCTACACAAAGCTGTACTACAAGGAACTTAAAACGGTACTCCTCTTTTTGCCATTTTTTCTCTATGCACTTGCATCGGCATATTTTTGTATCAATCGCCCCGCCCTTCACTTTGAAGAATCCTTAATCAGTCGCGTTGGACTTTTTGCCTGCGAAGTTTTGTTTATGTTTGGAGCTGCATTTTGTTTACGCGATCAGAAAATGGCTAAAGAAAAAAAACGGCTCATCCGCATTTATTTAGCAGCATTTTTTATTTCCTTACTTGTGGGATATGCACTCTTCGCCGGCTACTATTTAAAAGTGTTTTCTTGGGAAACAATTGATAAGTTCACTGTCATTACACAAATGGGATGGGGCATTCTTCGATTTTCACCAGGCTCTTACCCTAATGAATATGGGGTTGTTGCAAGCTTTGTCTCTTCCATTTTACTACTCCTTATTATTGAGCGAAAAAATCCTGCGTTTCAATTGGGGCTGTCAAAGAAAAGTCTCTATTGCTTTTTTGGATTAACCTTCGGCGCCCTCCTATTATCGACAACACGCGCAGCCTATCTCTCATTTGTCTTTGCACTTCTATACATCTTTTGCATTTCAAAGTCGTTTCGATATCTCTCCTTTTTAGGACTTGCAGCGGTGATGATCTTTTTTATGGTGATGGGAGATAGGTTAGAACTGGTCATGGAAATTTTGACAAGTAGTTTCAAGCCGAGTTACTACAAAGATGTTTCCATGCAACTTCGTCTTGAGCACTGGCAAGAAAGTCTTGATGCTTTCAACACCTTTCCCCTCTTTGGGCGTGGCTTCGGAACACTCTTCTACGTACACAATGTCTACATCGAACTGTTTGCAGAACTTGGACTCATTGGATGTTTAACCCTTTTATTTTTTGGACTTGCTTACTTTTTCCAGCATCAAATTGAGATCAAAAAAGTCTTTCTTAAACGTTGGGCATCAACTGAAGAACTTTTTTCAAATCGAGTGATTGTACTAGGGTTTATTCACATCTTTTCTTTTGCACTCACGAATCACAATATCAACCATCACCTGACGTGGATGGTATTTCTTTTGTTTAATATGGGTCTCTTTGCAAGAAAGCCCGATACTTCTCTTCAACAAGAGTCTTAA
- a CDS encoding glycosyltransferase family 4 protein: MKVALVHDWLVKFGGAEKVLKAMSEVYPSKIYTLVADRENLKGSHFEDKEIQTSFIQKLPRATKKYRSYLPFFPLAIEQFDLCDYDLVVSSSHSIAKGVLTHADQFHICYCHTPMRYAWDLYQQYLREAKLKSGPKGVLAKFFLHYLRIWDAHAATRVNAYVANSEFVARRIQKLYGQESTVIYPPVDVENFELCETKDDYYLTAARFVPYKKIDMIVETFRHFPERKLVVIGDGPDYEKIKEKAGKNVELLGYQDDQVLKGMLKKARAFLYAAVEDFGILPVEAQACGTPVIAFGKGGVCETIAPNKTGLFFNEQTPTALGKAIQNFEEKQEQFDPKVIHAHAQPFALSRFQREFKTLVEEKYRAFLQRDPY, translated from the coding sequence ATGAAAGTTGCACTTGTACACGATTGGCTTGTTAAATTTGGGGGCGCAGAAAAAGTTCTTAAGGCCATGTCTGAGGTGTATCCCTCAAAAATTTATACGCTTGTAGCAGACCGTGAGAATTTGAAAGGGAGTCATTTCGAAGATAAGGAAATCCAAACCTCTTTCATCCAAAAGCTTCCTCGCGCGACAAAAAAATATCGATCGTATCTTCCTTTTTTTCCTCTTGCAATTGAGCAGTTTGACCTTTGTGATTACGATCTTGTTGTTTCGAGTTCCCATTCGATTGCCAAAGGTGTACTCACCCACGCGGATCAATTTCACATCTGCTACTGCCACACTCCGATGCGGTACGCATGGGACCTTTATCAGCAGTATTTGCGAGAAGCAAAACTCAAAAGCGGTCCTAAAGGTGTTTTAGCAAAGTTTTTCCTTCATTACTTGCGCATTTGGGATGCCCATGCTGCAACCCGTGTGAATGCTTATGTCGCCAACTCTGAATTTGTGGCGCGCAGGATTCAAAAACTCTATGGCCAAGAATCGACTGTGATTTATCCTCCTGTTGATGTTGAGAATTTTGAGCTTTGTGAAACAAAAGACGACTACTATCTCACAGCTGCACGGTTTGTTCCTTACAAAAAAATCGATATGATCGTCGAAACTTTTCGCCATTTTCCTGAGCGCAAACTCGTTGTCATTGGAGATGGTCCTGATTATGAAAAGATTAAAGAAAAAGCGGGAAAAAACGTTGAGTTGCTTGGTTATCAAGACGATCAGGTTTTGAAGGGAATGCTCAAAAAAGCTCGAGCATTCCTTTACGCAGCCGTTGAAGACTTTGGCATTCTTCCAGTTGAGGCTCAAGCATGTGGCACGCCTGTCATTGCTTTTGGCAAAGGGGGAGTTTGTGAAACCATTGCTCCTAACAAGACAGGACTCTTTTTTAATGAGCAAACGCCAACTGCATTAGGAAAAGCCATTCAAAATTTTGAAGAAAAGCAAGAGCAATTTGATCCAAAAGTGATTCATGCCCATGCTCAACCTTTTGCCTTGAGTCGATTTCAGAGAGAATTTAAGACTCTTGTTGAAGAGAAGTATCGGGCTTTCTTGCAAAGAGACCCATATTAA
- a CDS encoding phosphoheptose isomerase family protein encodes MFSERWTLLREMIDGGLITTPDHTLTHVQLLHLFQAFLLQVKENEGMVYVVPSENNGLLATYFADRLITSLGISARGLIPVHTDVTLHLALLLKKSDLLITLSDIEVSPNTLGAAAMAKQQDVPLITFSGGQRDNPLVERGDLNIHFEKADQTLIQTGQFSLLKAIIESWPYYEEPPRFEPELLLKKIKPKTLPTGLRI; translated from the coding sequence ATGTTTTCAGAAAGATGGACCTTACTGCGAGAGATGATTGATGGCGGATTAATCACCACCCCCGATCACACTCTCACTCATGTGCAGCTTCTGCACCTGTTTCAAGCCTTCCTTCTCCAAGTGAAGGAAAATGAAGGGATGGTCTATGTCGTTCCTAGTGAAAACAATGGGCTGCTAGCTACATATTTTGCCGATAGGTTAATCACTTCTTTGGGGATTTCTGCTCGCGGGCTCATCCCTGTCCATACAGATGTGACGTTGCACCTCGCCCTCCTCTTAAAAAAATCCGATCTTCTCATCACTTTAAGCGACATAGAAGTTTCTCCTAACACTTTGGGTGCGGCGGCAATGGCCAAGCAGCAAGATGTTCCACTGATCACTTTCTCAGGGGGGCAACGGGATAATCCTTTAGTTGAGCGAGGAGATTTGAACATTCACTTCGAGAAAGCAGATCAAACCCTCATTCAAACAGGACAGTTTTCTCTCTTAAAAGCAATTATTGAATCTTGGCCCTATTATGAAGAGCCTCCACGTTTTGAGCCCGAGCTGCTCCTGAAAAAAATCAAACCCAAAACCTTGCCAACCGGATTGCGCATATGA
- a CDS encoding thiamine pyrophosphate-dependent dehydrogenase E1 component subunit alpha, with protein sequence MQRTLFYEMLRIRRIEEAIGTHYKQQKMRCPIHLSIGQEAIAVGVCSQLRKEDGVFGNHRSHAHYLAKGGNFHKMIAELYGKKDGCTKGRGGSMHLIDLEAGFQGGSPLAAGSLPIAAGFAFAQQMQHSSAICAVFFGEAATEEGIFSETLNFAALKNLPLLFICENNQYMARPFAKERQVENRDRVKIAQAHGLKTLVGNGNDLRETYQLAKKAIDHVRSGKGPTFLELETYRLHEHIGRMKSDVEENQVTLEDHCPLKFYKQKLLEEQVLINEEIDVMEAKIASEIDYSFLLAEESPFPIFDLDDEKAYAE encoded by the coding sequence TTGCAACGCACACTTTTTTACGAAATGCTCCGCATCAGGCGCATTGAAGAAGCCATCGGCACGCACTATAAACAACAAAAAATGCGTTGCCCCATTCATCTAAGCATTGGTCAAGAAGCCATTGCAGTGGGTGTTTGCTCTCAGCTCAGAAAAGAGGATGGGGTTTTTGGAAATCACCGCTCACATGCCCATTATCTTGCAAAAGGGGGTAATTTCCACAAAATGATCGCCGAACTTTACGGCAAAAAAGATGGTTGCACAAAAGGGCGTGGCGGATCGATGCATCTGATTGACCTCGAAGCAGGCTTTCAAGGGGGAAGTCCCCTAGCTGCTGGGAGCCTCCCGATTGCTGCCGGATTTGCTTTTGCCCAGCAAATGCAACACTCTTCTGCCATCTGCGCTGTCTTTTTTGGAGAAGCCGCAACAGAAGAGGGAATTTTCTCCGAAACGCTCAATTTTGCCGCTCTTAAAAACCTTCCCCTTCTCTTCATTTGCGAAAACAATCAATACATGGCACGCCCATTTGCAAAAGAGCGTCAAGTAGAAAACCGCGATCGAGTAAAAATTGCCCAGGCACATGGCTTAAAAACACTAGTGGGGAACGGAAACGATTTAAGAGAGACCTATCAATTGGCCAAAAAAGCGATCGATCACGTCCGAAGCGGAAAAGGCCCGACGTTTCTCGAGCTTGAAACGTACCGACTCCATGAACATATCGGAAGAATGAAATCAGATGTAGAGGAAAACCAAGTCACACTAGAAGATCATTGCCCTCTCAAATTTTACAAACAAAAACTGTTAGAAGAACAAGTGCTCATAAACGAAGAAATCGATGTGATGGAAGCAAAAATCGCATCTGAAATCGACTATAGCTTCTTGCTTGCAGAAGAAAGTCCCTTTCCCATCTTTGATCTTGATGACGAAAAAGCTTATGCAGAATGA
- a CDS encoding alpha-ketoacid dehydrogenase subunit beta — MKEMKYKDAILDATREIMETDPTVYFMGQGATGPKAIYGTVTGLRDQFGAERVMDMPLSENALTGIAIGSAIAGMRPILCFHRVDFFLRALDQLINNGAKWNYMSAGKLKVPLVIRLIMGRGWGQGPQHSQALHSLFAHIPGLKVVMPATAADAKGLLISAVKDNNPVIFMEHRWLHETFGPVPDENRVEGIGKAKIVQEGTDITLIASSHMTLEAIKAAHILANDQISAEVIDLRTIKPLDKETLIKSVRRTGRVIVADGDWKTCGFAAEILATLTEEAFSDLKAPPVRVTYPDRNNPTSWSLANHYYPTAKMIVFEAFRLMRIPSKAQALLEELLEYRNDGPLDVPDPSLQGPF; from the coding sequence ATGAAAGAAATGAAATACAAAGACGCCATCTTAGATGCCACCCGAGAAATCATGGAAACCGACCCTACTGTTTACTTCATGGGACAGGGAGCAACCGGACCCAAAGCTATTTACGGAACCGTTACTGGACTACGTGATCAATTCGGTGCTGAGCGCGTCATGGACATGCCCCTTTCTGAAAATGCTCTCACCGGCATCGCCATTGGAAGTGCCATCGCAGGGATGCGCCCCATTCTTTGTTTTCATCGGGTCGACTTTTTCCTCCGAGCTCTCGATCAACTCATCAACAATGGCGCAAAGTGGAACTACATGTCTGCAGGAAAACTCAAAGTCCCTCTCGTCATCCGCCTCATCATGGGACGTGGTTGGGGACAAGGCCCTCAACATTCTCAAGCACTTCATAGCCTTTTTGCCCATATTCCCGGCTTAAAAGTCGTCATGCCAGCAACAGCTGCCGACGCAAAAGGACTTCTTATTTCTGCTGTTAAAGACAACAACCCTGTCATTTTCATGGAGCATCGTTGGCTTCACGAAACCTTCGGCCCTGTCCCCGATGAAAACAGAGTTGAAGGCATCGGCAAAGCTAAAATTGTGCAAGAAGGAACAGACATCACCCTCATTGCTTCTTCGCACATGACACTCGAAGCCATCAAAGCAGCCCACATTCTTGCAAACGACCAAATTTCTGCCGAAGTGATCGACCTGCGCACAATTAAACCCCTCGATAAAGAAACTCTCATCAAATCAGTCCGCCGTACAGGTCGCGTGATTGTTGCAGATGGCGACTGGAAAACCTGCGGATTTGCTGCAGAAATTCTCGCAACACTTACCGAAGAAGCTTTTAGTGATCTCAAAGCGCCCCCTGTTCGCGTCACCTATCCTGATAGAAACAACCCGACAAGTTGGTCTCTTGCCAACCACTACTACCCTACAGCTAAGATGATTGTCTTCGAAGCATTTCGCTTGATGCGCATCCCCTCGAAAGCGCAAGCCTTACTAGAAGAATTGCTCGAGTACCGCAACGACGGTCCACTCGACGTCCCAGACCCTTCTCTTCAAGGCCCATTCTAA
- a CDS encoding IS5 family transposase produces the protein MRKRNWHKYNRDLVKRGSITFFIDPNALTEKPEENKRGRPRLFSLPLIYLLLVLKIQYRLTYRTLEGFAKSILPHIEPDIFLPTYSLICKRASHMEALLPKLSSRRPKVVLLDTTGIKVYGEGEWKVKMHGASKRRKWVKLHIAIDENTQEIIHFEITKGHEADCKIGPKIIEKLPKPVETVIADGGYDTKRCREAINQIGAKDLIPPRKNSLLSPFMTRRNNALREIKGLGGDQLAREIWGKLTRYSRRALAETSFSRLKRLYGERFFSKKIETQKIEGHIKCKMLNQMLLIT, from the coding sequence ATGCGTAAACGCAATTGGCACAAGTATAATCGAGACTTAGTAAAAAGAGGAAGTATAACTTTTTTCATCGATCCAAATGCGTTAACTGAAAAGCCAGAGGAAAACAAACGAGGTCGACCTCGTTTGTTTTCCCTTCCACTCATCTATCTCCTTCTTGTCTTAAAGATACAATATCGCCTTACCTATAGAACTCTCGAGGGTTTTGCCAAATCGATCCTTCCACATATAGAACCTGATATTTTTCTTCCGACCTACTCTCTGATCTGCAAAAGAGCTTCCCACATGGAAGCTCTTTTGCCCAAGCTCTCTTCTAGAAGACCTAAAGTGGTGCTGTTAGATACTACAGGGATCAAAGTCTATGGGGAGGGAGAATGGAAAGTGAAAATGCATGGAGCCTCAAAGAGGAGAAAATGGGTTAAATTGCACATCGCTATTGATGAAAACACTCAAGAAATTATCCACTTTGAAATCACAAAAGGGCATGAAGCTGACTGCAAAATAGGCCCGAAAATCATAGAGAAGCTCCCTAAACCCGTTGAGACCGTCATAGCAGATGGAGGATACGACACAAAAAGATGCAGGGAGGCCATCAATCAAATAGGAGCGAAAGACCTTATTCCGCCTAGAAAAAACAGCCTATTATCTCCTTTTATGACAAGAAGGAACAACGCCTTACGCGAAATAAAAGGACTGGGAGGAGATCAGCTAGCGCGAGAAATCTGGGGAAAACTGACAAGATACTCAAGAAGGGCATTAGCAGAGACAAGCTTCTCAAGATTAAAGCGACTGTATGGGGAAAGGTTTTTCTCAAAGAAAATAGAAACTCAAAAAATCGAAGGTCATATTAAATGCAAAATGCTGAATCAAATGCTTCTGATAACTTAA
- a CDS encoding ATP-binding protein, whose translation MEHEFVRRLYLPLIKHHFSKYRQMLFLMGPRQVGKTTLCRSFPEENYLYLNWDNLDHREIFLEGPKAIAKKLQLEFIQETPPFLILDEIHKYSDWKTLLKGFFDTYAHSGEVKIIVTGSARLDIYKAGGDSLMGRYLRYRIHPFSCGELLRTEISESLTQPPLKIENGQFDSLLKFGGFPEPLFKQEEKFYRNWSQLRLQQLFYEDIRDLTRIQEIKQMELLASLLSKQIGTLLNYSSLAKKVRVSGETIRRWMNTLALLYYSFLIHPWKKNITRSLLKEPKVYLWDWSLVQDEGARSENFVASHLMKACHFWTDKGEGVFELCFLRDKEKREVDFLVVRDEKPWFLVEVKTSRQSLSPHLEYYQKATGAKHAFQVTLNEEFQDIDCFAYTQPIVVSAKTFLSQLV comes from the coding sequence ATGGAGCATGAATTTGTTCGCCGTCTTTATCTTCCATTAATCAAGCATCACTTTAGCAAATATCGGCAGATGTTGTTTTTAATGGGCCCTAGACAGGTGGGAAAAACGACTCTATGTAGATCTTTTCCAGAAGAAAACTACTTGTATCTAAACTGGGATAACTTGGATCACAGAGAGATTTTTCTAGAAGGGCCTAAAGCGATTGCAAAAAAGCTCCAGCTTGAATTTATTCAAGAGACTCCTCCGTTCTTGATTCTAGATGAAATCCATAAGTATTCTGATTGGAAAACTCTTCTTAAAGGTTTTTTCGATACTTACGCGCATTCTGGAGAAGTTAAGATTATTGTGACTGGAAGTGCAAGGTTAGACATTTATAAAGCGGGTGGAGATAGCTTAATGGGGCGTTATCTCAGGTATCGAATCCACCCCTTTTCATGCGGGGAATTGTTAAGAACTGAAATTTCTGAGTCACTTACTCAACCACCATTAAAGATAGAAAATGGACAATTTGACTCTTTATTGAAATTTGGTGGGTTTCCAGAGCCGCTATTCAAGCAAGAAGAAAAGTTTTATCGGAATTGGAGTCAACTTAGGTTACAGCAACTCTTTTATGAAGATATCAGAGATTTGACCCGAATTCAGGAAATTAAACAAATGGAGCTGTTAGCATCCCTTCTTAGTAAACAAATTGGAACTCTTCTTAACTATTCTAGTTTAGCGAAAAAAGTAAGGGTTTCTGGTGAAACGATTCGTCGGTGGATGAATACCTTAGCTTTGCTCTATTATAGTTTTCTCATTCACCCTTGGAAAAAAAATATTACTCGATCACTTCTCAAAGAGCCCAAAGTTTATCTATGGGACTGGTCTTTAGTGCAAGATGAAGGAGCACGATCTGAAAATTTTGTTGCTTCTCATTTAATGAAAGCATGTCATTTCTGGACAGATAAAGGAGAGGGAGTTTTTGAGCTTTGTTTTCTTAGAGACAAAGAAAAGAGAGAAGTTGATTTCTTAGTTGTGAGAGATGAAAAGCCTTGGTTTCTTGTTGAAGTCAAAACATCTCGACAATCTCTTTCTCCGCATCTCGAATACTATCAAAAAGCAACTGGAGCAAAGCATGCTTTTCAAGTCACCCTCAATGAGGAATTTCAGGATATAGATTGCTTTGCATACACACAACCAATTGTTGTTTCGGCTAAGACATTTCTTTCTCAGCTGGTTTAA
- a CDS encoding ATP-binding protein yields the protein MTKYIKRSIEPIVEEAVKQFPAVVLTGPRQAGKTTLLKHLFGKAYKYISLELPDVRAAANSDPRGFLELYSAPVIFDEIQYAPELLFYIKEKIDENRDQYGQFILTGSQNTLLLQHITESLAGRAAMLRLLPLSYTEVSHHPFYSFYWEKEHPPQPFSIENFWTMMLRGFYPELNEDNKKSISLWHGSYMQAYLERDVRSIRQIGDLSQFQMFLRAVAARSGQVFQLSDVAKDIGVAVNTIKAWISILEATYQIIILRPYFNNSNKRLVKSPKIYLTDVGSLCYLLGLKDIDHFIAGPMAGPIVETFIVTDIYKRISKHGVEPQIYFWRTSSGTEVDLVVENQGTLIPIEIKASSTPKPPMASSVHSFLKDQHKRSQNGYVVHLGNIQLPLGEHVTALPFSLL from the coding sequence ATGACTAAGTATATCAAAAGATCTATTGAGCCAATCGTTGAGGAAGCAGTGAAACAGTTTCCTGCTGTTGTCCTTACGGGCCCTAGGCAGGCTGGAAAAACAACTCTTCTAAAGCACCTATTTGGAAAAGCATATAAATACATTTCCTTAGAATTGCCTGATGTCCGAGCCGCAGCAAACTCTGATCCAAGAGGTTTTCTGGAACTTTACTCTGCACCAGTGATTTTTGATGAAATTCAATACGCTCCAGAACTCCTCTTCTATATTAAGGAGAAAATTGATGAAAATAGGGATCAATATGGACAGTTTATCCTCACTGGTTCACAAAATACCCTTCTCTTGCAGCATATCACAGAAAGCTTGGCAGGAAGAGCTGCAATGCTACGTCTTCTCCCCCTTTCTTACACAGAAGTTTCTCATCACCCCTTCTATTCTTTTTATTGGGAAAAAGAACATCCACCTCAACCTTTTTCTATTGAAAACTTTTGGACTATGATGCTCCGAGGATTTTATCCAGAACTCAATGAGGATAATAAAAAATCTATTTCACTTTGGCATGGAAGCTATATGCAAGCCTACTTAGAAAGAGATGTTCGTAGCATCAGACAAATTGGAGACCTTTCTCAATTCCAAATGTTTTTAAGAGCAGTTGCTGCTCGTAGCGGACAGGTCTTTCAACTCTCTGATGTTGCTAAAGATATTGGAGTAGCCGTCAATACGATCAAAGCCTGGATTTCAATTTTAGAAGCAACATACCAAATTATTATCCTTCGCCCCTATTTCAACAACTCCAATAAAAGGTTAGTCAAATCCCCAAAAATCTACCTGACTGATGTTGGATCTTTATGTTACTTATTAGGCTTGAAAGACATTGATCACTTTATTGCCGGTCCGATGGCTGGTCCTATTGTTGAAACATTCATTGTTACAGATATCTATAAACGAATATCCAAGCATGGGGTTGAACCCCAAATCTATTTTTGGCGAACGTCATCAGGAACAGAAGTTGATCTAGTCGTTGAAAATCAGGGAACATTAATTCCTATTGAAATTAAGGCTTCATCAACACCAAAACCTCCAATGGCCTCGTCAGTACATTCTTTTTTAAAAGATCAACATAAACGAAGCCAAAATGGGTATGTTGTTCACCTAGGAAATATTCAACTCCCACTAGGAGAGCATGTGACAGCTTTACCCTTTTCATTGCTGTAA
- a CDS encoding ABC transporter ATP-binding protein, with amino-acid sequence MAQIDFEEMVLDFPVYSAANHRSLKKELVRVATGGLIKRNPKDMFEIRAIDGLSLTIEHGTRLGLIGHNGAGKSTLLRMITGIYTPTLGSIEVDGKVTALLDVMFAMYEDLTGYENILLRGTLHGLPSKEVKEKEELIVKSSGLGDYIHMPLRTYSTGMKVRLAFSINTCIQPQILIMDELVGAGDESFKEEAKEKLDSLISSSEIFIIASHNTDWIKDNCNKVLWLEAGKPKFYGDVEEGIDRYVQSCHS; translated from the coding sequence ATGGCGCAGATTGATTTTGAAGAGATGGTTTTAGATTTTCCTGTCTACAGCGCTGCGAATCATCGCTCGCTGAAAAAAGAGCTTGTGCGTGTCGCTACGGGTGGATTGATCAAACGGAATCCGAAGGATATGTTTGAAATCCGGGCTATTGATGGGCTTTCTCTGACGATTGAACATGGGACTAGGCTGGGACTCATTGGGCATAATGGAGCGGGAAAGAGTACCCTGCTTCGGATGATCACTGGAATTTATACACCGACACTTGGTTCGATTGAGGTCGATGGAAAGGTAACGGCTCTCCTCGATGTCATGTTTGCCATGTACGAAGATTTGACAGGCTATGAGAATATTTTGCTGCGTGGAACGCTGCATGGCCTTCCTTCAAAGGAGGTCAAAGAGAAGGAGGAGTTGATTGTGAAAAGTTCGGGGCTGGGAGATTATATCCACATGCCACTTCGAACCTATTCAACGGGGATGAAGGTTCGCCTTGCGTTTAGCATTAACACTTGTATCCAGCCTCAGATCTTGATTATGGATGAGCTAGTGGGGGCTGGCGATGAGTCGTTCAAAGAAGAGGCAAAGGAAAAACTCGATTCACTGATCTCATCTTCTGAGATTTTCATTATTGCATCGCACAATACCGATTGGATTAAAGACAATTGTAATAAGGTTCTTTGGTTGGAAGCGGGCAAGCCTAAGTTTTACGGCGATGTCGAAGAGGGCATCGATCGGTACGTCCAATCTTGTCATTCTTAA
- a CDS encoding ABC transporter permease — protein sequence MEEIEVNEAASVKAKKKPSRFVASLEDLWSGVKQWRVWLLLGWLDLKLRYRRSYLGPFWITISMAVMIYSMGFVYSKLFHMNLSEYFLYISGGMLAWFLLSTTLIEMMHGFTDAQTFILQLKMPFTVYIMRVITRNFIVLGHNVIAVLPLLIYFKCVPNFPMVLFALVVIAVSMLSIGTLFAMIGARFRDVQQVIASILQVGFLLTPVMWNASMIPGRAILAVYLNPFYYFVELLRSGVLNTHAPAMVIKGSVMIAVGGTALMLLVFSRLRHRIPFWL from the coding sequence GTGGAAGAAATTGAGGTAAATGAAGCAGCTTCAGTTAAGGCTAAAAAAAAGCCTTCTCGATTTGTGGCTTCTCTTGAAGATTTATGGTCGGGTGTCAAGCAGTGGCGCGTTTGGCTGCTGCTGGGGTGGCTCGATCTTAAGCTGCGTTACCGCCGCTCGTATTTAGGCCCTTTTTGGATCACGATCAGTATGGCTGTCATGATCTATTCTATGGGGTTTGTCTATAGTAAGCTTTTTCATATGAACTTGTCCGAGTATTTTCTTTATATTTCAGGGGGGATGCTCGCTTGGTTTCTACTTTCTACCACTTTGATTGAGATGATGCATGGCTTTACTGACGCACAAACGTTTATTTTGCAGTTGAAGATGCCCTTTACGGTCTACATCATGCGGGTGATCACTCGCAATTTTATCGTGCTTGGGCATAATGTGATCGCGGTTTTGCCACTTTTGATTTATTTTAAATGTGTTCCCAATTTTCCCATGGTCCTCTTTGCTCTTGTGGTGATTGCTGTCTCGATGCTGTCGATTGGGACTCTTTTTGCCATGATTGGGGCCCGTTTTCGGGATGTGCAGCAGGTCATTGCAAGCATTTTGCAGGTGGGATTTTTACTGACTCCAGTCATGTGGAATGCAAGCATGATCCCTGGTAGGGCGATTCTGGCTGTTTATTTGAACCCATTTTACTACTTTGTCGAGCTTCTTCGCTCTGGAGTGTTGAATACCCATGCACCAGCAATGGTGATTAAGGGAAGTGTTATGATTGCAGTAGGTGGAACAGCGCTTATGCTGCTTGTTTTTTCTCGTCTAAGACATCGAATTCCTTTTTGGTTGTAA